Proteins encoded in a region of the Zea mays cultivar B73 chromosome 4, Zm-B73-REFERENCE-NAM-5.0, whole genome shotgun sequence genome:
- the LOC100279126 gene encoding uncharacterized protein LOC100279126 precursor: MARCLKSCSVHGLWLLSMILLASCVVHAHIINGRQSNTGSLTMTTTGEASMIIGDEKDAICYIKAALYCCKRTIQCYQDIAQCLRNCRKNV; encoded by the exons ATGGCGAGATGCCTCAAGTCCTGCAGTGTACATGGACTCTGGCTGCTCTCCATGATCCTTCTTGCATCGTGTGTCGTTCATGCTCACATTATTAATG GGCGGCAAAGCAACACCGGGAGCCTCACTATGACCACGACGGGGGAAGCAAGCATGATAATTGGAGATGAGAAAGATGCAATTTGCTATATAAAAGCCGCATTGTATTGCTGCAAAAGGACTATACAGTGCTATCAGGACATAGCGCAATGCTTGAGGAACTGCCGTAAAAATGTCTAA